The genomic window TTCATCTTAACGTTACCGTTCTCAATATCAGTAAGCAACTGATTGATAGAAGTTGATAAATCCTCTTTTTGCATAAGAAGAACGTTTAATTTTTCCTGACAATTTAAACGATGCTCCTCAGACGCAGATTCTCTGTTTGCTTCTAACGACATATGATAAATCTTTAATGCAAGTATTGATAATCTGTCTACTGCCCAAGCGGGAGTTTCCGTATTTATTTTTGCATCAGATTCGGGAGTTATACTTTCATATTTTTTCAGAAACCAGCCGTCTATAAATTCAACCAAATCAGTTCTTTTCTGATTTGATTGGTCAATAGTTCTCTTCAAAAGAAGAGCTTCAGCCGGATCAATATTTTCATCTCTAATTATATCTTCCAAATGCCATTGAACGGTATCAATCCAGTTTTTTGCATACAAAATTCGTTCCAAACTGTCTTTTTCGTATGGATTGTTAATTAGAGTATTAACATTATCAAGTACGTGGTAATCTTCAATAGATTGATTGAAGATGTTCCATGCAATTTCTGTAAAATTCATTTAAAAATGAGTTGGAATTTTAGTTGCTAGATGTTTTATTATCGTTTGAAGAAGGGGTTTTGTTTTCTGAACCCGGTTTATCTTCTTCTTTTACAGCATCTTTAAATTCTTTAATACCGGAACCAACTCCTCTCATTAATTCAGGAATTTTTTTACCTCCGAAAAGCAATACAAGCAATATTGCTACGATTAAGATATGTTGCCAAGATAAGGCTAATATTGTTAGTGTGTTCATCTCTAAAATTTTTGCAAAGTTAAACTTTTTTAATAAGAAACCCAACCTAATGGATCAACTGGTGTGCTGCCATTCCATACCTGGAAATCAAGAGTATATGCTCCGTCGAAATCCTGAGCTACTGTACCCACCGGAGTACCTGCAGAAACTTGTTGATTTTTAGATACGGAGTTATTGCTCAGATTGGAATAAAGAGTAAAATAGCCACCGTGCTTTATAATTACTGTTTTCGTTCCGTCTGAAGCAGGCAATATGGAAGAAACCGTTCCCGGGAATACACACCTTGCAACAGCTCCTTTTGATACAGATATTTTAATGCCGTTATTCTCTTCCATGATATTTTTAAATACCGGGTGAGGCTGTCTGCCGAATCTGTGGGTAATGGTTCCTGCAATCGGCATCCCTAATTTTCCTTTATTCGCTGCAAAATTATTTCCGGAAGCTGTAGAAACTCCAAAGTTGGTCATTGCTTTGGACTCTGCCGCTTTTTTATCAGCTTCTTTTTTCTTAGCTAATGCTTCTTCGGCTGCTCTTGCTGCATTTAATTTATCGGTAGCTTCTTTCGCTTTTAAGGCCGCTTCATCAGAGGCTTTTTTAGCCGCAACTTTTCTGGCTTCATCTCTTGCATTGGCTTCTGTTTTTGCTGCTTCTTCAGTACGTTTTCTTTCTTCTTCAGCACGTTTAGCAGCTAATTCTGATGCTTTTTTTGCTTCTGCTTCCGCCAGTTTTCTTTCTCTTTCCAAAGCTTCTGCTTTCGCTTTTGCCTCTGCTTCTATTCTTGCTTTTTCTCTTTCAGCCGCTATTTTTGCTAAACGAATTTTTTCTGCTTCTGCTTTTTTTCTGGCTTCCTCTTCCGCTTTTGCAATTCTTATTTCTTCTGCAATAATAGCCCTGATTTGCCCTTCTAAAGCCTTAGATTGAGTCTGTTTTTGTTTTAGTTCGGCAGTGATCTTAGCTTCGTTCTTCTTGAATTCAGCTACTAATTGCTGCTTTTGCACACGCTCTGCATTGATGGTCGCTAAGTCTTTTTTCTGTGTAATCAACAGGTTTTCTTTTTCAGTTGCAGATTTCTTTTTCTGTGCGATTGACTTTTGTATTTGTGTGGCTGCTGTAGTTATTTCGGCAGCTTTTTTATCCTGATAGTCTGAATATTGCTTTAAATATTGTACTCTTCTAAGCGCTTCGCCCAGGTTTTTTGAAGAAAGTATAA from Chryseobacterium camelliae includes these protein-coding regions:
- a CDS encoding DUF4254 domain-containing protein; its protein translation is MNFTEIAWNIFNQSIEDYHVLDNVNTLINNPYEKDSLERILYAKNWIDTVQWHLEDIIRDENIDPAEALLLKRTIDQSNQKRTDLVEFIDGWFLKKYESITPESDAKINTETPAWAVDRLSILALKIYHMSLEANRESASEEHRLNCQEKLNVLLMQKEDLSTSINQLLTDIENGNVKMKVYKQMKMYNDESLNPILYQKGQQK
- a CDS encoding twin-arginine translocase TatA/TatE family subunit; the encoded protein is MNTLTILALSWQHILIVAILLVLLFGGKKIPELMRGVGSGIKEFKDAVKEEDKPGSENKTPSSNDNKTSSN
- a CDS encoding murein hydrolase activator EnvC family protein — its product is MIKKFSFLIGILLFGLHYIQAQKKEQLQKQNADLKKQIAQINTNLAKTRSESKLSIAYLTNVNKKLVLREKVYNNTQKEKRFIEDEIYLRQLEINRQNRELAILRKNYAEVLVNAYKNKGVQNKVTFILSSKNLGEALRRVQYLKQYSDYQDKKAAEITTAATQIQKSIAQKKKSATEKENLLITQKKDLATINAERVQKQQLVAEFKKNEAKITAELKQKQTQSKALEGQIRAIIAEEIRIAKAEEEARKKAEAEKIRLAKIAAEREKARIEAEAKAKAEALERERKLAEAEAKKASELAAKRAEEERKRTEEAAKTEANARDEARKVAAKKASDEAALKAKEATDKLNAARAAEEALAKKKEADKKAAESKAMTNFGVSTASGNNFAANKGKLGMPIAGTITHRFGRQPHPVFKNIMEENNGIKISVSKGAVARCVFPGTVSSILPASDGTKTVIIKHGGYFTLYSNLSNNSVSKNQQVSAGTPVGTVAQDFDGAYTLDFQVWNGSTPVDPLGWVSY